In Mangifera indica cultivar Alphonso chromosome 1, CATAS_Mindica_2.1, whole genome shotgun sequence, a single genomic region encodes these proteins:
- the LOC123216062 gene encoding protein IRX15-LIKE-like, whose amino-acid sequence MKNSNSNTKLILLHPYIQKQGTSNRLWLLAFVSFFTIAFLLTLIYTRESLPNKTATTATPMAAKSSLVSSTFGNSPLPTTVINTLIHYASRSNDSFPMTHAELKPISDALRKCSSPCNFLVFGLTQETLLWKALNHNGRTVFIDENRYYAAYFEELHPEIDVFDVQYTTKISETKELIASVKEQVRNECRPVQNLLFSECKLGLNDLPNHVYEVDWDVILIDGPRGDGPDGPGRMSPIFTAGVLARSKKSGNPKTHVFVHDYYRKVERMCGDEFLCRENLVEHYDTLAHFVVEKMDENSFEFCRNSNAASSRASSF is encoded by the coding sequence ATGAAGAACAGTAACAGCAACACAAAATTGATTCTCCTCCACCCTTACATTCAAAAACAAGGGACAAGTAATCGTCTATGGCTGCTTGCTTTTGTATCATTCTTCACTATAGCTTTTCTTCTCACTCTTATTTACACAAGAGAGTCCTTGCCTAATAAAACAGCTACCACTGCAACCCCCATGGCCGCCAAAAGTTCTTTAGTTTCTTCTACTTTCGGCAATTCACCATTACCAACAACTGTCATCAACACTCTCATCCATTATGCATCGAGATCAAACGATTCTTTCCCCATGACACACGCTGAGCTCAAACCAATCTCTGATGCCCTCCGCAAGTGCTCATCTCCTTGTAACTTTCTCGTTTTCGGTCTCACTCAAGAAACCCTTCTGTGGAAAGCGCTAAACCACAACGGCCGCACAGTTTTCATCGATGAGAACCGCTACTATGCCGCATACTTCGAAGAGCTACATCCTGAGATTGATGTTTTCGATGTGCAATACACCACAAAAATAAGCGAAACAAAAGAACTCATTGCATCAGTGAAGGAACAGGTACGAAATGAATGCAGGCCAGTGCAAAATCTGTTGTTCTCAGAGTGCAAGCTGGGTCTAAATGATTTGCCTAACCATGTGTATGAGGTTGATTGGGATGTGATATTGATCGATGGACCCCGAGGAGACGGACCAGATGGTCCAGGGAGGATGTCTCCAATCTTCACGGCTGGAGTACTTGCTAGGAGCAAGAAGAGTGGGAACCCTAAAACACATGTTTTTGTTCATGATTATTACAGGAAGGTGGAGAGAATGTGCGGTGATGAGTTCTTGTGCAGAGAAAACTTGGTGGAACATTACGACACACTTGCTCATTTTGTGGTGGAGAAGATGGATGAAAATAGTTTTGAGTTCTGCCGCAATAGTAATGCAGCATCTTCAAGAGCTTCATCCTTCTAG
- the LOC123219320 gene encoding SUMO-conjugating enzyme SCE1, translating to MSGIARGRLAEERKAWRKNHPHGFVAKPETLPDGSVNLMVWHCTIPGKAGTDWEGGYYPLTLHFSEDYPSKPPKCKFPQGFFHPNVYPSGTVCLSILNEDSGWRPAITVRQILVGIQDLLDQPNPADPAQTEGYHLFIQDAVEYKRRIRQQAKQYPSLI from the exons ATGTCTGGCATAGCGCGTGGCCGGCTTGCGGAGGAGCGAAAGGCGTGGCGTAAGAACCATCCTCAT GGTTTTGTGGCTAAGCCAGAGACTCTGCCGGATGGTTCAGTGAATCTGATGGTATGGCATTGCACTATCCCCGGTAAAGCTGGA ACTGATTGGGAGGGTGGTTACTACCCACTGACTCTCCACTTCAGTGAAGATTATCCTAGCAAGCCACCAAAGTGCAAATTTCCTCAAGGCTTCTTTCACCCCAATGTCTATCCTTCTGGAACTGTTTGCCTTTCAATCCTCAATGAGGATAGT GGGTGGAGACCAGCCATTACTGTGAGGCAAATTCTTGTCGGTATCCAAGATTTGTTAGACCAGCCTAATCCTGCAGATCCTGCTCAAACAGAAGGTTATCACCTCTTCATCCAG GATGCTGTTGAATACAAGAGAAGGATCCGCCAGCAGGCCAAGCAATACCCCTCTCTTATCTAA